In the genome of Cryptomeria japonica chromosome 8, Sugi_1.0, whole genome shotgun sequence, one region contains:
- the LOC131032294 gene encoding uncharacterized protein LOC131032294: MGWNKEVHDAAKMAVGRFWTYSSIPFFAARSPYWQEMVDALTICGAGFKAPSESDLSGPILSQMVDDVKKDLDEQRQIWSTKGCTIMTDGWTDRRNRTLLNFLVSSAGD, translated from the exons atgggttggaacaaggaggtccatgatgctgctaaaatggcagttggcaggttttggacCTACAGCAGTATTCCATTCTTTgcagccag gtctccttattggcaagaaatggttgatgcccttaccatatgcggggcggggttcaaagcccctagtgagagtgatttgagcggacccattttgtctcaaatggtggatgatgtgaagaaggatttagatgaacaacgccagatatggagcactaaaggttgcaccatcatgactgatggttggacggataggagaaatagaactctccttaattttcttgtttcttccgcaggtgattga